A single genomic interval of Armigeres subalbatus isolate Guangzhou_Male chromosome 1, GZ_Asu_2, whole genome shotgun sequence harbors:
- the LOC134208756 gene encoding protein obstructor-E-like translates to MKHLILTLALFGATVLGQAPCDQACWDACPVDSRCPSIDGAKAVHYKHPTNCSRFISCHRGRGCERDCPAGLHFNAYEMVCDWPSLACCDSSVECLPDDMDRNCVQRVECSAASTNSIVLLPHANCSQFYKCDNGEACPYDCPNGLHFNKEEQACDWPWRACCDPNVECKTPCDIATCPPDDEITPAPTPAPTPAPTPAPTPASTPALCTGSCPDFNCIVNALCAANIGVTNKAILLPHYQCDKFYKCKEGTNLACEIDCPLGLHFNDKKLVCDWPWLACCDTSLACVESCIPGVTCAPSL, encoded by the exons ATGAAGCATTTAATTTTAACATTGGCCTTATTCGGGGCTACTGTGCTGGGTCAAGCCCCGTGCGATCAGGCCTGTTGGGATGCCTGCCCAGTCGACTCCCGTTGTCCTTCAATCGACGGAGCCAAAGCCGTCCATTACAAGCATCCCACGAATTGCAGCAGATTCATTTCCTGCCATAGGGGACGCGGCTGTGAACGTGACTGTCCCGCTGGACTTCACTTCAATGCGTATGAAATGGTTTGCGATTGGCCATCGTTGGCTTGCTGTGATAGCTCCGTGGAATGCTTGCCCGACGATATGGACAGGAACTGTGTCCAGCGGGTAGAATGCTCGGCTGCTTCTACTAATTCAATAGTACTCTTGCCCCATGCCAACTGTTCCCAGTTCTACAAGTGCGATAATGGTGAGGCCTGTCCCTACGACTGTCCAAATGGGTTGCATTTCAACAAAGAGGAACAGGCCTGTGATTGGCCATGGAGGGCATGTTGCGACCCCAACGTAGAATGCAAGACACCTTGTGATATCGCCACGTGTCCCCCAG ATGATGAAATAACTCCGGCACCGACCCCAGCACCGACTCCAGCACCGACTCCAGCGCCGACTCCTGCATCGACACCCG CGCTTTGTACCGGTTCGTGCCCTGATTTCAATTGCATCGTGAATGCACTCTGTGCCGCCAACATTGGAGTCACCAACAAGGCTATCCTTCTACCCCACTACCAATGCGACAAGTTCTACAAGTGCAAGGAAGGAACGAATTTAGCTTGCGAAATTGACTGTCCGCTTGGTCTGCACTTCAACGACAAGAAACTCGTGTGTGACTGGCCGTGGCTGGCATGCTGCGACACTTCACTTGCCTGCGTCGAATCGTGCATCCCTGGTGTGACTTGTGCACCTTCGCTCTAG